The genome window CGATTGCCATTGAGCCACGTCTTCGGAACGACCTTGAGTTCGATCCGGTACTTCGTGCGGATCAACTTCTGGAACGTCGCACTATCGATGGCGTCGGGAAGGGTGTACGTCAGGAGCGGTGACGCCAGCGGGCCGGGTGGCGGACTCACGACGCGCAGCTTGGGCACATCCTGCAAGGCGTGATAGAGTCGGTCGCGGAGCGCGAGGTTGTGGCGCTCGATCTCGCGAATCCCGATCGCGCTGATGTACTCCAGGGCCGCACCGAGGCCGAGGATGCTCGGAATGCTGCTGACCCCGGAGGAATTGGAGTAGGCGCTGCGACCGCCCTGCAGCGCAATCGGGTCAACACGATTCGCCACGTCCTCGCTCAGATAGAGCAAGCCCGTCCCCTTGGGGCCGAGCAGCCATTTGTGCCCACTGGTGGCGTAGACGTGGCAGCCGAGCGCCTTCACATCCACCGCAATGCCGCCCACTGCCTGCGCACCATCAACAACAGCGATGCAGCCGCGTGAGCGCGCCAGTGCCGAGAGTTCCGCGACCGGCATCCGCAATCCCGTGGAACTGAGCACGTGGGAGAACGAGAAGGCGCGCGTGCGTGGCGTGACCGCCTGCGCGAAGCGGTCAACAATGGCCCGTGCGTCGTTTTCTCCCGGAGGGATCGCCACCACGTCGAGCTCGACGCCAGAGCGCCGCACCACGTAGTCCCAGCAAGCGCGCCCACCGGGATGCTCCTGATCGGTGGTCAGGATCCGGTCGCCCGCCACGAGCTGCATCCCCTGCGCCGTCCAGTTCATTCCTTCGGTTGTGCAGTTGGTCAGCACGAGTTCTCCGGTCGCACATCCGATGAACGTCGCAGCTTGCGCGCGAACCTCATCCATCGCCCTTTCCAGTCGACCATAGCCGTTCGCCACGGGATCGCGTTCGAGCTCCCGCCACGCCGCGATGGTGCGCTCCATCACTGGGCGTGGCGTTGGGCCTAACGATCCCGTTTGGAGAAAGATGAGGCCGGGAAGGAAGGCGAAGTCGCCCCGGGTGCTGGCCGCATCGCGATGAGGCGGAATCAAAGGTGCCGCGGAGAGTGCGCCGAGCGCGGCGAGAAAGTCCCGGCGTGAGGGGTCGTCGGCCATGGATTACTGGCCACCTTTCGGCGCGTCGATGATCGTCGCCTGACAGAGGTCCTGGAGATATATCCGGGTAGAGTCGTTCGCCAGCTGCACCGTCACGATGGTCGAATCAGGACAATGTGCCGGTGGCGCCCTCACGAAGACCGCGAAGCCTGCTCGGGGATCCCGGGAGGTCTGCACCGAGTCCTTCCAGCGGCGGAAATCATATTGCACCTGACGGATCGACATCGCGGCACGCTGGCTGGCATCGACCCAGAGAAAGTAGTCGTATAACTCCGACGTGATGTTGGCGACCCGGCGCCGCGCCGTCCGCACGCCGCCATCCGGCGCGTCAACCAGGGTGTGGACCATTCGGCTGAGACTCGCCTTCTGCTGCGCGAGCGCGCTGAGGGTATCGCGCTGCTCCGCGAGTCGAGCTTCAATCTGCCCGATCCGATAGCTGCTCCAGCCGATCGCACTGGCCAGCATGGCAAGCAGGGCGACCGTTCCGATCAGGGCCCGCCGTGATGCAGATCGTGCGTCATGCAGGAACCCGTCGTGGGTCACGATCCCCCCTTCCAACCCGCATCCCGGACGATCTCCTCCATCGGGAAATCGAACGAGAATTTCGTCCCGGCCTTCATCTCAACGGTGACCGGAATCGTGACCCATGGCCACCAGCCGAGCCATCCCACGAGGAAGCCATTCGAGGCCTCACTGGCGACTCGCACTGGTGTGGTCGTCTGGCCGGAGAAGTAGTACGACACCCGACGGATCTCTGGCCGCCGCGAGAAGGGAAATTCGAGCCAGAGGAGAAAGCCGTACCCGGGGCATTGCCCGTGGCTGTCACGTCCGAAGCCGTCGTAGGCGGGCGTGCACGCCACCTTCTGCGCCGGGACCGCAACCGCCCTGGGCGTCAGCAGCGACTCCAGTGGCCCGGTACGAATGTGATCGATCTCCCGCTGCAAGGAGTCTCCCTGGGCGCTCAGCGCGCGGAGCGAATCTGCCTTCAACGCATAGGAGGCATCGAGGCGACGCACTTCTGCAGCGCCGTATGCAACGGCGGCCACCATGCCGATCAGTCCGACGGCGGAGAGTACACCGCTCGTGCTCACGAGGCCGACATCTCGCGCACCATCGCCACTGTTCGTTCGTTGATCTTGAGGAGGCGACTCACCAGAAAGAGGACCGCACTCCCCGAGGCACCGGTGACCGGGATAATCCCGGCCTGCGGCGCCGAGTGCGCACTGCCCGATGGCACAAGGCTCCAGGCCGCAACCAGGAAGACCAGCGCAGACACGATGATCAACGCGAGCATCGTGTATCGCTCCGGCGCGAAGGTCGCATTCAGTGCCTGCATCGCCTGTACTCGCGCTGCGAGCGCGTGCTGCCGGGCCCCGGTGCCTCCGGCGGTATTGCCTCCCTCTGCTTCCTCCCCACCAGCGGCTGCCGCCGTCTCGAAGAGTGCCCCGTCTTTCGATCGCATGAAGAGCACCGGCGTCGCCCACTCCCACGACTTCCGGTCGGCCATCCGAATTGCCTTCCGGGCCTCGGCGACCGCCGCGTCAACGGGAAAGCCCTCGACCAGGCGGGGATAGAAGGTGCTCGCAAATTCGATCGCGGCATTGTCGGAAATCGGGAACTGCATCGCGACCACAGCCGGTACACCTGCCATCACCAGCGCACTGGCAACGCCAGCGAACGGATCGAGTCCCGGACCGCTGCCGACCCTGGCCGTGTTACAGGCGTTCAGGAACACGAGCCGCATCGACGCCACGTCGCGAAGCAGCATCCCGAGAGTCGCTCCATCGATCGGACTCGGCTGACCCGCGTCGTCCTCCAGCAGCAGGACGCCCGTTCCGCGGTCGGGATCGAAATCGCCGTGTCCCATGAAGTGCAACACGTGGTAGTGGCGGGCGGCGAGGCGGTCGGTGAGCTGACGACTCGTCACCCGGTCGAGGAAATCCACCGCGACATCGGCACGCTTGCCCCAGGTTGTCTCGATTGCCTTCCGTTCGTGCGCGAGATCGAGTGGCGGAGCGCCGGCGGGGCTCGAGACCGCCACCAGAATGCGGAGCGGTGGCGAGAAAGGCAGGAGCGCGAATGGCCGCTGCACGTCGAGATAGCGAACCAGTGGTGTCCCGCGCGAGAGCGAGAGGAAGTCGCGCGTCTCGGCCCGATACATCAACTCCCACGGAAGCGAGGCGAGCCCGGCGAGGTCGGGATCGTTCGGATCAATATGCAACTTGATCCGCAACCCGATCTCACGACCCTGAATGTGACCGAGGCTGGTGTTGAAGAGATCCCGACACGGGCCGGAGAAGAGCGCCTGGAACAGCATGTCGCCGAGTGTCGGCGGATGGTGGTGGGCGGCACCCTGCTCGGCGCGGATGATGATTTCTCGCGTGCCGCGTACCGCATGTCCAACCCCACCCAGCAAGGCCCCCACGTCGGCCGGCGCGAACGGCAGCCGGAGCTCTGAACTCCCTTCACCAGCCGGCGACTCGATCCCGACGACGAAGAATTCGCCGCGTCGGGATTCGATCCGGATGATGAAGTCGAGGTATTCCACGCTTGCGCTACATCGCCGGGTGCAGCGCGAGTGACTCTTCGGTGAAGCCGTGTCGGATCATGACGTCGGGGCCTGCGGGGAAGGTGAGCCGAGAAAGCGAACCGGAAGGATCATCTCCGTTACAGTAGCTCCATTCCGCTCGACCCGATATGCACCGCCCTCAGGACGGGAGCTCACGATCTCGACCAGCTCGGTCCCCTTGAAGTGGTACGCCACCCCGTCATCGGCAGCGAAACCGCCCTGCATCCCGCCCGCGACGGCGTTCTGGTAGACCGGTCGACGCTCGGCCTCGCCGTCGTAATGGGGGCAAGCCGTCGCATCGATGAAGCCCAGACCGTCGTTGAGTGGCGCCAGCCCGCCGAATGAGTCGGTGATCCCGCCGTTGAACCAGCAGAGCATCCCGGCGCTGGCACCGGCGAGCACGGCGCCATTCTCCCAGGCC of Gemmatimonadota bacterium contains these proteins:
- a CDS encoding aminotransferase class V-fold PLP-dependent enzyme, whose protein sequence is MADDPSRRDFLAALGALSAAPLIPPHRDAASTRGDFAFLPGLIFLQTGSLGPTPRPVMERTIAAWRELERDPVANGYGRLERAMDEVRAQAATFIGCATGELVLTNCTTEGMNWTAQGMQLVAGDRILTTDQEHPGGRACWDYVVRRSGVELDVVAIPPGENDARAIVDRFAQAVTPRTRAFSFSHVLSSTGLRMPVAELSALARSRGCIAVVDGAQAVGGIAVDVKALGCHVYATSGHKWLLGPKGTGLLYLSEDVANRVDPIALQGGRSAYSNSSGVSSIPSILGLGAALEYISAIGIREIERHNLALRDRLYHALQDVPKLRVVSPPPGPLASPLLTYTLPDAIDSATFQKLIRTKYRIELKVVPKTWLNGNRVSTHLFNSGRDVDALVAALKHELA
- a CDS encoding CHAT domain-containing protein; the protein is MEYLDFIIRIESRRGEFFVVGIESPAGEGSSELRLPFAPADVGALLGGVGHAVRGTREIIIRAEQGAAHHHPPTLGDMLFQALFSGPCRDLFNTSLGHIQGREIGLRIKLHIDPNDPDLAGLASLPWELMYRAETRDFLSLSRGTPLVRYLDVQRPFALLPFSPPLRILVAVSSPAGAPPLDLAHERKAIETTWGKRADVAVDFLDRVTSRQLTDRLAARHYHVLHFMGHGDFDPDRGTGVLLLEDDAGQPSPIDGATLGMLLRDVASMRLVFLNACNTARVGSGPGLDPFAGVASALVMAGVPAVVAMQFPISDNAAIEFASTFYPRLVEGFPVDAAVAEARKAIRMADRKSWEWATPVLFMRSKDGALFETAAAAGGEEAEGGNTAGGTGARQHALAARVQAMQALNATFAPERYTMLALIIVSALVFLVAAWSLVPSGSAHSAPQAGIIPVTGASGSAVLFLVSRLLKINERTVAMVREMSAS
- a CDS encoding peptidase E translates to MGGGGFAMEPDNPLLDDFVLGLSRRQPARVCFLPTASADSATYIIKFYRAFSGRCTPTDLTLWASPTLPRQPELTSQLADFIADQDVIYVGGGDTANMLVLWRCHGIDAALRRAWENGAVLAGASAGMLCWFNGGITDSFGGLAPLNDGLGFIDATACPHYDGEAERRPVYQNAVAGGMQGGFAADDGVAYHFKGTELVEIVSSRPEGGAYRVERNGATVTEMILPVRFLGSPSPQAPTS